From one Perca fluviatilis chromosome 10, GENO_Pfluv_1.0, whole genome shotgun sequence genomic stretch:
- the bicc2 gene encoding bicaudal C homolog 2, whose product MATTTTEESSPVPATIAPQQPDLETSVEPGSASKPEPSEAQRDGEEKEDEEEEEGASSVQGQENARGKSLDPEWVEERFRIDRKKLENMLYAPKHGDGETGEEFFERVMRETDTQVKWPSKLKIGAKSKKDPHVKVEGKRANVLEAKKQILEVLETRVNKVTLKLDVAYTEHSHVIGKGGGNIKKVMEVTSCHIHFPDSNRHNGTGEKSNQVSIAGPIEGVEEAKRMIRDLQPLSLTFDLPVSLVPQPLPDAGSPLIQQVVQTFGVSVSFRALPPHPQAQPNFYESCCTVWGLQGNTAAVKKATCILMELLLGSEVTGGIVSSQMDVTSQQHLFLLGQNGAHFLSVMHQTQTQIILPDLSSPQGPPSLLIQGSADGVCLARQQLMDCLPVCLMFDMREDGEADPCKLAQMMQNLGVFISVKPKVKQTSKSVVVKGLERNISCLYEARRLLLGLDSCETAKVTVMTPDPVLAGSGLTNYWLNMLLQQLRLSEQGSVLAPEQLTGTKPRPSPPPGLSTHTDEGRTGLKGTDSRPLEKILENEDQSGQSEDESSKVGVMSSSEVCDAVSSISRVGLMGRRGSFQGPEITKVFVQGRRHSTGQALTYRLLNAETEGGRSEQRNSLRRDVTLAQDVRADSSQAEEYDYERKKLLANRAMQRKPVVTEVQKPTDTWSGLGFSKSMPAEAVKELRNISRRSYKPYLSICNNQQQTWAAQMGKVCNGSNCENWRDRRGSTSSCLPVSSSSSSSTSSPSSPPSTFASSTSSFPAFASSMNRSRSDKPSESFPSSSSYFESVCSSRRASTCSQRSPSPQMMDDLPELLSQLGLIKYIDVFEQQEIDYQTFLTLSDEDLKEVGISTFGARRKMLLAISDLNKNKRRLSDTPAVKPGYLEGGASGRLPRIMDLEVAAQSNRW is encoded by the exons AtggccaccaccaccaccgagGAGAGCTCTCCTGTCCCGGCGACCATAGCACCCCAGCAGCCTGACTTGGAAACTAGCGTAGAACCCGGCTCAGCATCAAAGCCTGAGCCCAGCGAGGCCCAACGTGACGGGGAAGAAAaagaggatgaggaagaggaggaaggtgcAAGCTCTGTGCAAGGGCAGGAGAATGCAAGAGGGAAGAGTCTGGACCCGGAGTGGGTGGAGGAGAGGTTCAGGATCGACAGGAAGAAGCTGGAGAACATGTTGTATG CTCCAAAGCATGGAGATGGTgagacaggagaggagtttTTTGAGAGA GTGATGAGAGAAACTGACACTCAGGTGAAATGGCCATCCAAGCTGAAGATTGGAGCCAAGTCAAAGAAAG ATCCACATGTGAAGGTGGAAGGGAAGAGGGCCAATGTTTTGGAAGCCAAAAAGCAGATACTAGAAGTTCTGGAAACCAGG GTCAACAAGGTGACTCTAAAGTTGGACGTGGCCTACACAGAGCACTCTCACGTGATCGGGAAAGGTGGCGGAAACATCAAAAAGGTGATGGAGGTCACATCTTGTCACATCCATTTCCCCGACTCCAACCGACACAACGGTACAGGGGAGAAAAGCAACCAG GTCTCCATCGCTGGACCCATAGAAGGAGTGGAGGAAGCCAAGAGGATGATAAGA GACCTGCAGCCATTgtctttgacctttgacctcccaGTCAGCCTGGTGCCCCAGCCTCTGCCAGATGCAGGCTCCCCACTCATCCAGCAGGTAGTGCAGACTTTCGGGGTCAGTGTGAGCTTCAGGGCCTTGCCACCTCATCCTCAGGCACAACCCAACTTCTATGAAAGCTGCTGCACCGTCTGGGGCCTGCAGGGAAACACAGCTGCTGTAAAG AAGGCGACCTGCATCCTGATGGAGCTGCTGctggggtcagaggtcacaggCGGTATAGTGAGCAGCCAGATGGATGTCACCTCCCAGCAGCATCTCTTCCTGTTGGGGCAGAACGGAGCTCACTTCCTGAGCGTCATGCACCAGACCCAGACCCAGATCATCCTACCAGACCTCAGTTCTCCTCAGGGCCCTCCGTCACTGCTCATCCAGGGCAGCGCTGACGGAGTGTGTCTGGCTCGGCAGCAGCTCATG gactgtctgcctgtgtgtttgaTGTTTGACATGCGTGAAGATGGGGAGGCAGATCCTTGTAAACTGGCACAGATGATGCAAAACCTCGGAGTCTTCATTAGTGTCAAGCCCAAAGTAAAACAGACCAGCAAG TCAGTGGTGGTGAAAGGTCTGGAAAGAAACATCTCCTGTCTTTATGAGGCCCGCCGTTTGCTCCTCGGGTTAGATTCCTGTGAGACTGCCAAGGTAACCGTGATGACCCCTGACCCCGTGTTAGCCGGCAGCGGGCTGACCAACTATTGGCTCAACATGTTGCTGCAGCAGCTTCGTCTCTCTGAGCAGG GCTCTGTGCTAGCTCCCGAGCAGCTGACTGGTACTAAGCCCCGCCCCTCACCTCCACCAGGTCTCAGCACTCACACTGATGAGGGGAGGACAGGACTGAAGGGAACAGACAGCCGGCCACTGGAGAAG ATCCTAGAAAATGAGGACCAGTCTGGCCAATCGGAGGATGAGAGCTCTAAGGTCGGGGTGATGTCATCATCTGAGGTGTGTGATGCAGTCAGCAGCATCAGCAGGGTGGGATTGATGGGACGGAGAGGGAGTTTCCAGGGTCCTGAAATTACCAAGGTGTTCGTCCAGGGCAGACGCCATTCAACAGGGCAGGCGCTAACTTACAG ATTGCTGAATGCAGAGActgagggagggaggagtgagCAGAGGAACAGCCTGAGGAGAGATGTGACGCTGGCTCAGGATGTTCGCGCTGACTCATCCCAGGCTGAG GAGTATGACTATGAGAGGAAGAAACTACTGGCAAACAGAG CCATGCAGAGGAAGCCTGTGGTCACAGAGGTCCAGAAGCCCACAGACACATGGAGTGGCCTCGGCTTCTCCAAGTCCATGCCAGCCGAGGCGGTCAAGGAGCTCCGCAACATCAGCCGACGCAGCTACAAACCCTACCTGAGCATCTGCAATAACCAGCAACAG ACATGGGCTGCTCAGATGGGAAAGGTGTGTAATGGGAGCAACTGTGAGAACTGGAGGGACAGACGTGGATCCACATCTTCATGCCTGcctgtctcttcctcctcctcttcctccacctctTCCCCCTCCTCACCCCCGTCTACTTTCGCGTCATCCACCTCCTCCTTCCCTGCATTTGCGTCCTCAATGAACAGAAGCAGAAGTGACAAACCCT CGGAGAGCTTCccgagcagcagcagctactTTGAAAGCGTGTGCTCATCGAGGAGGGCGTCAACCTGCAGTCAGAGGAGCCCCTCCCCCCAAATGATGGATGACCTGCCTGAGCTGCTCAGCCAACTTGGCCTAATCAAATACATCGATGTGTTTGAACAACAAGAG ATTGACTACCAGACATTCCTCACTCTGTCTGATGAAGATCTGAAGGAAGTGGGCATCTCCACCTTTGGAGCCAGACGCAAGATGTTATTGGCAATCTCGG ACCTGAACAAGAACAAGAGGAGGCTCTCAGATACTCCCGCAGTGAAGCCTGGCTACCTGGAAGGTGGTGCTAGTGGTCGACTACCACGAATCATGGATCTAGAAGTTGCTGCTCAGAGTAATCGCTGGTGA